From the Cucumis sativus cultivar 9930 chromosome 5, Cucumber_9930_V3, whole genome shotgun sequence genome, the window GATTCTTACAGTTCACTCTGGACTCTATTTTTATTGACGATTGTATTTGAAATAGGTTTCCTATGAAAAAACTAACTCCCTAATGGGTTTTTTTTGCTCATTTCCTATGTAATTTTTCTATGttctattctttctttatttccctTTTAGAGTTTGTatcttttgattaatttacttttagaGAAGTTAGACTTGACGttaaaaaacccaaaaaaagaaaggaaaaggaagaagaccAACACCTGACTGTGCTAGCAAGCAAGAAAGCAATTACTGCAATAACTTCTATTATTAAGTGTGCTATTTGCTGTTTGTCTGGGcaagtaattttctttcttgtattAGTTTATGTTAATAACTAActaaattctttatttttcaggTTCTCTTTCGGGAACTTACAATCGTCATGCATATTTTTGGCAAGAGCAATGTGATTCGTGGACTTCCTGTTTCCTGTTCCTCGTTATTTGGTCTTCCTTCGTTGGTTCATATACAATatctttcaatattttgttccATTATCAATAGAATTACGTctcattcttcaatttttctgcGCCAATGTGCCATACCTGCTTCtcattacattttttcttctacacTAGATTTCCAGCTGTAGTCTTTTCCCTGCTGGTGCTGGATACATAATTATCTCTACCTTAATATCTGTAGCTTTTCATGAATTTGGTcatgctgctgctgctgcaaGGTGTGTTCCTTTCTACATCATCAATTctgatttttatttcttttcaattgacATTTGTTTAAAAGTGTGTGTgttaatttaactaatttgtatcaaatgtaATACCTGGAAAGTCAGATGATCTTTATTTTAGATCTCACAATGTAGTGGACTAGATTATCATTCCTCACTCTGTAAACTTTACGTGGATGGCAGTGAGGGCGTGAAATTGGAGTATATTGCTGTTTTTATTGCACTACTTTTCCCTGGTGCTTTGGTGGCTTTCAATTATGATGCACTGCAGGATTCATCATGCTTCAATGCTCTTCGAATCTACTGTGCTGGTATTTGGCACAACACAGCTGTAAGCTCTAATTGTGTTATTGGCTGGCTGTTTCCTTTTGCTTAATCTCCATTCTAGTTCAGGACGTGGGTCTGACTGTGATTGCTTCAGTAGTTTTCTATCTTAGAAAAGATATGTCTAAATGTGCAATGTCTCTCTAGCTTTCTGCAGCTTCTGGATTGATATTATTCTTCCTGCCACTGATTTTGTTTCCTCTTTACATACATGGCCAAAGTCCCACGGTACGTCAACATTTTGTATGTGCAtcaaattatttcataaagtcaaatgaagaattttatttttcattttcttctcttgacTGAATCCTATAAATTGTGATAGGTTCTGGATGTTCCTTATACTTCGCCATTGTCTAGTTATTTGTCCCATGGTCATGTAATTCTGTCATTGGATGGCATGCATGTTCACAGTGTGGATGATTGGATCAATCTATCGGCTCAAATAAGtgatttaacatttcaaaatgaaaCCCACTCCAGGCTTGTTGAAAACAACCAAATGGCCAATGGCAGGAGAGGatattgttttccaaattttatgtTGAAGGAAAGCAATAAAGTTCAGTTCACACATGATCAGTCAACTTGTTTTGGCGACTTTACTTCTTTTACTTCTATTCCTTGTGTTAGTTCTGCTGGTTTAATTGATGGTTACACAGAAGATAACTATTCTAACCGCAAAGAAGGGATATATTGCTTAAATGTCAATGATGTTATGAAGCTTAATAAGTGTTCTAGTTGGGATAAAGCAGCAATCAATGATAACACTAGCTCCTGTATGTGTTCACAGGTAAGCACTTGACCTTTGGTGAGCATTATGCATTTTTGCAAGTTCTCTTTGTTGGCTTTATCTTGTCACCACTTTTTTGAAACTCTAATTCGCAGGATGAAACTTGCTTAAGTCCAGTTCAAATGCCTGGTTTGGTATGGGTTGAGATTACATATCTAAACCCCTATTCCTCAGACTGTTCCTATTCCAGAGAATATCCACTCCCAAGTTCAAATTGTAGtggaacttttatttttgttggtgaTGTGGTCTCGATGGCGCGCTCTATTCAGCTGACCATGTACCGACCACGATTGgattttcattttgctatatatcttCCGGATGTACTGGAAAAGATTTTATCGTGCTTATTTCATACCTCTCTTGCACTAGCCCTTCTCAACAGTTTGCCGGTAAGTTCTAATTCACCATTTTATAAGCTGTTTTCATATTTAGTTCATGGGGTAATATCAAATGAGGTTTAGGATTTAGTCTATTCTTCAAATCACGTGCTTTGCAGAATATTTGTGGATATATCTGCAGTTCGgagttttggaattttttaagtatttttgaTGAAGAGCTTCCCCTTTTATCTTTACTTGGATGAAGTGCCTATCAATCTCTAGATTCTGTGTTGTGATGAACACAATCTTTTCAATATTGATAGTGACTTGATTGTCACATTTAGGAATCTGAATTCGTAAGAGATcctttttagttaatattttccaTATCTGGTAAACCGTAGTATGAATCGCTTCAGCACTTCTCCTGGATACCAAAGTTTTCTTCTACTAGTTTCCCCAAACATAGGTCATGTGAAACCTCCAATTTTCTCTCAACTTCAAAATCAGCCTCACTGGCCGTTGTTACAACTTTATATATAGGCTGGACAGTGGCCTAATGGCATATTTTTAGGCCTTCTAACCATTTTTGGATAGTCAGTTTAGGGAGTTCAATTATGCATTTTGGGCGATTCATCTCGGgtgttcattttttcttatttttcttaacagTTCATCCTCAGTTCAACACTCAAATTGAGCCAAACCAAACTGATTACACCCCTATCATGTAACATCGGTCTCCATTGTGATTTGTGAACTGCTTGTAACTTATACTTTCTCCTATCATGTAGAAATAGATTATGATAGCAGCGAAAACCTTGTTCTCACAATTGATCTGTGTAGGTGTCTTTTGGAACAATTTTAACTCAAGTTAGGATGGAGAAAACAATCCCAAAAACTGTGCCAAGTTGCTAACCGATGAAAATCAATCAAACCAACTTCGGTTAGTCggttttggttttatttgttgttggctttttattttgaactgACAGTTGGTCGGTAGAGATGTCCACAAGGCGGGGTGGGGCCAGGGATGCCACTCCCTGCCCCCTATCCAATTCCCCATCCCCACCAATTTCCCCGCGGGGAACAGGGCAGGGATTGTCTGTGGGGATCAGGCTGTTTTCTTTAAGTATTTTAACAAAGTCTTCaattacatcatattttttaagacaacatatttttttgttggggTTTCCCTGTCCCCGAGTTGCCAATggtggaaaaaaaattccacTCCCTCCCCCATTCCCCGTGTATTTGAGGATTCCCAGTCCACGGGTTAAATGGACAATGAACATCTCTATTGGTTGAATCAGTGAGCCCAGAAAGGGCTCAACAACTGGTTGACCGATCTATATATACATGATAAAAGGTTCACACCAACTAGTTTGAAACTGCAGCCTACTTCTAGTAGGTAATCATTGCTTAtttacttttactattttccCAAATTCTTTGTCACTTTCTCTCCCTACAAcgtttcattttcctttttgtcctctcttcattttctttccttcccaagttcattttcatttttctcttccttcatTCCATGTTCTCTTCTTCTGATAAATTTTCTCCCTTCTTCGGATTTCTCCTAAACAACACTGTCATCCACCTCCATGGAGTCATGGagcaacattttttctttcttcttcctcatttttcctctctttctcctATTCTCTTCTCccactttgttttctttaaccAAAAATGTACTCACCGGAGCCAAACATCATCCAATTAGCACGATTGGAGCAAAGATCACTCTCAAAACTGAACGATTGTTCATATAACGATCAATCGGTTCCAAAAACCCTGCCAAAACCTTGCCAATTGAACAATGATCACCCctaaaaatatctattaatacTTGTACTTTCACAAATTTCATGcacttttaaattatgttttaacaAGAGCTTAGCCCAACTGATATCCAAGTGTACCAGTAACCACAAGGTCTTTTATTGGAAATTTGGAATCCTTCAACCTcaattgttgtactaaaaaaatatcttattttatttttcactttgcCATGGCTAAATTTCGTCCAACAAAGaagtacattttttaaaatcattttgttttgttttgttttttattttgattttttaatcataaaaaaatagaataaaagtaaagaaaagaaaaccagaGGTTGATTTTTCATAGTAGTTCTTCTAGCCCCTTCCATTTCGATATACACTTCAATTTGAATATGATCATGTTCAAAAAACTAGATGCCTGAAGTTCCGTTACAAAAGAATCCAAGATTCTATACACAACTTTATAATGAGTGGGTCCAGGTGAATGCATATGACTAGTCTAACCATACTTACAGCAAATGTTGTATTTGGACATTTGTTAGATAAATAGATTTGTCTACCCAAATATTTGGTATTTGCCTTTGTCATTTACTTCAGCTTTTGCAAATAGTAACTTATATTTGGTTTAGTAGGAGTTTCTACTGTCTGTCAATCGAGTAAAAATGCTTATTGAAGTAGATCAATTACAACTAAATACTCTTCTTAGATCTCATAAGCTTTATCCCtaaaaaagtacttttaagGCTCTCACATTTCTTCTGAAGCTTGCAAATTTGTTCTCAAGATCATCAAAACCACCTTCATTATTACATGTGAGAACTATACCTTAGCTCTTATATTGATTACATGCATTCACCTAAATTCACTCACTGCAAAGTTGTGTACCAACCAAAGTTTAGCTCAACTGACATCTATATGTGCTAAGGACCAAGAATTTCATGGTTCGAATCTCCTGCCCTCAACAAtttgtattagaaaaaattcatcaatgtatgtttaaaaatattagatttttgtGTTCTGGGAgtatatagaaaattgaaCAACTGCTTTGACTTTGAAAGTATCTATAGCAATAGTGACTGCTTTTTCAAAGCATCTGAAAAtcaagttatttatttatttttaaagattattacTCATTGTGTATTTTTATAGGTATATTGTTTAGATGGTGAATCTATTCTGGAGATAATTATTTTCCAACTCACCTCATTGAGCCCGAGGAACAAGGAAAAAGTTCTTCGATCTTTTCTGATGGGAGGGACACTCATCTCAATCTTTTTACTGCTGAggattttcttccatttattAGTCAGCTGATAGTAATCTGTAACAGtgatgttttgttttggtttatcTTGAGCATTGTAGGTTGCTACTAATTTCTAACTGCATTGGTTGTAAAgttgttttattgtttgtatatataagtTAGCTATGTTTCTCCATTAAAGTTCTTCCTAATCTAGTAGTACCTCAAGCTCTTTTTCAGCCGTCAAAAGTCCAGGATCTCAATACCTCCTCAAGGGACTCTCATAAGAGCACAAACCTCAACCTCTTCTCTTGATGGGatttttgagagagagaaccatttctttttgtttcttggaaTTTGGGAGAGCTGATAACCCTTTCCTTGTTTCAGCATGAAAGccactttaaataaaactttatcCTATCCTAGAAGATCACACCATCTCTTCCAGATCCACCCCAATGCTCattttaacaaactttttGCAATCCTAAAGACGAACTCTGCTTACTTCAATTgactttcttttataattgaCTCCATGAAGGATCCAAAAAACGATTAGAGCAATGAAGATTTTGATGGCTGACCTTTAGAAACTCGAACTTAGATATCATTGAGTTTTTTAACCAAAAGACGATCGAGCCCTTCTTTGATGTGCAGACCACAATTATTGAGTTTGGTTGGCAATTGGAGATTGTCCAACAACGATTGAGGGAAAACGATAGACAGAAATTGACTGTTGGCAATTGCGTGAAAAATGATGGTTGAGGGTTCGTCAGTAAGAATCGCTGGAGATGATGGTTGGAGGTTGGCTGATGATAGTCATCAAAGACAGGTTGGTCTGCATGGATTACCGAAGTGGTGGTTAGagttttttatataaactAGAAAAGATTAACCATTTAACATTACAATTTATTGTTCTGGAAATTGGTTTGATGTATGTCTTagatcaatttattttatatactcgtgttttcaaaatcaatgtGGTTGTCAATTacatgattttattttctaaaacaacttattttttagtttaataactGGAAAAGACAATCCAAACAACTCCTCCTCTTGGGCTGGGCCACGTTAAAACCTTCACATCCTCTAGAATCTTAAGCCGAATAGTCTTCATAAAAAAccttatcattttttttcttctctaattaTGAATAGAAAGGGTGGGGTGAATGCGATATTTGTAGAATATAAGTGGTGGAGAGGTAATAGCGTGGTTGGCTTTCTGATGTATCAACCCTCTTACAAAGGGAATATGCTGAATTTAGAAAAGTTGGATAGGGACAAGCAGGATAATATAATATGAGAATTATGAGgagagaaaaggagaagaagatacATTGAACCTAGACAGCCAAATGGTGGGGTttaagaaggagaagaagaaaggggaGAGAGGGCATTCTGAAACCTGAAGTTAGAGAAAATGGGAGTCCTGAAACCGGGTGGTGTTGAGTCAGTGAGCCTGAAGAGGAGGAATGAGGAGCTGGAGAAGGAACTGGAGGCGAGCCATGAAAGAGAGCTGATTATGAGGAAGGAGCTGAGAAGGGTTTGTGAAAGGCTAAAGGTGGCAGAGGAGGCGGAGGAGAGACTTTCGTTACAGCTCGGGGAGCTCGAGGCAGAAGCTCTAACCCAGGCACGTGATTACCACCAACAAATCACATCGTTGATGAACCAGCTCTCCCACGCTCATAAACTGCTGCAAGCTGCCTCCATCGCCTCCTTTACTTAGAACAACACAAACTTAACCCGATGTGTTGGAggcccctttttttttcccccctTCAATACTCCATCGAGTAGATGTAATTTGATCTCTATTTTACTACCATATTCAATATTGTGTCGCTTTTCCCCTGCTTCAAACTTTCGATTGATTCAGGCCATTAGAATCCAATGGTATGGTGTGTTAAGTTTGACCTTCGAGTTTCTTGTTCCGGCAATTTGGATTCTAAACTTCagctattctttttattccGCTCAACGTCTTTTAACCACCTATTCGACAATTTGTTcgtcaaacaaacaaaaataaataattaacaataataaaatgggAATTTTTATTACATCTATCGGATTCGGCGGCATGAGCAGGCAGGGCATGATCCCCAAAATGCGAGCATTACAGATTAGCGTGCAAATCTTCGACTGAATGAGCTGAAAAGTGCAGAtctaaataatattgaaacacttcaactcaaagtacaaggtCCAAGAGAGTGTGAGAAAAACTTTTTACTAAGTTCTTTAAAAGAACACTAGttgtaaaaaaatggaagaaataatCCCATTTACCACAAATCGTATTAAGGTCTTCTCGACACAtgcatttataaaaaaaagttcagcaaatttgaagatttaacCATTCAAGATacatagaaaaggaaaaaaaaagcttccACTAATCCTACAGTAGCATCGTTCtgttatctaaaataaaacgAAAAGAACATTCAAAATCGAACTCAGTGCGAATTCAAATGACAAAATCAACTTCTCATGAGTACATCGGACCTATTACACATTCTTCCTAATTAAGATGACCTAATACTAGTTCAACTAGAAAGAGTAGTGACACTTGGGTTGCAAATGAACAGAGCAAGATCTTCCCCTCAAATCAGCTTCATCTCTCTCTTAGCTCTGGGTTCctgaaattaaaagtttatccATAAATGAGATAGAATACTTGTAATGGAAGCAGCgacaattttgtttatagaacTTAATCGAGACCTCTGAATGTGATCCAGAATGAGTAGCCTTGGTCCTGGGGGAATCTTGACATCTCTAAGCGCACTGCCACAGGTCAGAGCAGGTGTATACTGAGTCAATACATCATATCCATTGCTTATAATCTTAAGCACAAAAGctttaaatcaatttacatGCCTATCAGTGAGCAGCGGCAAAGTGGTATCGGTCAATAAGCCTTTCTTGAAATTCTTCTCATAACTTTGTAGTCCAAGGTTATTCAACATGCTTCTTGTTTTAGCATAGTACACATCTTCCACAGGTGGTTGAGAAAACTTTTCCCCTAACTGCAAAACAGCATATTAACTCTACGCAATCCCCCAGGATAAAATCGTAAAACCACtacaatttccttttcttgttgCCAAAGCTttagcaaataataaaagtacCATTCTCAACAAgttttgtaataataaaatagttcCCCATTAGTGCACACACCTTGAAAAGTCCACCTTGAACGAGGGCAAAAAAAAGACCAGATGTAACCGCGTTTGTCGCCTGATTTGGACCTCCCATGCCACTCACCAGTGAAAACATTGCCCCAGACCCAAAAGCAGCCACCATGCTGTAACAATAACTAAAACTGTTCAGGAAAAgcttaaaataactaaaaggtACACTATGAAATAGAAGACCACATCTAGAACCAGAAATAGATTCCAAGGAACCAGATTAAAATTCGTTGGctagaagaaacataaaaaagacTGGAACTGTTTTTCATCTACGCACGTCAAAGAACTCAAACTGTGTGCAAAATTATCCGCATAGGAATTCTCACTCTTTTCCCACGATTATATGATGTAagaataaatacatatattgaaccaaaggggaaaaaaagcagagaataaatatatctatGACTAACTGGATACAAGATTGCTATACAGATCTTATTCTCTTCAGACAATGTTAAAACATAACAACTGCATATGATAAAGCCCTTTGACATTTCTTGTGGGCCTCTATACAATTAATTcaaccatattttttttatatccataGTGTTCGAATCAGCTTACACACACCTCAAATAATCTCATAGGACAAACGACCTAACCCTCCTATAACATTTAAATGTCAAGCAGACTCGGAAACTAATTCCTAGGTAGGTGGCCGCCATGGATTGAACTCATGACTTCTTAGTTGGTTATTGAGACTGTCTCCTTTTTTAACACAAGGTCAACCCATGATGGTTAATTTGTTTAAccatattaatattttattttttgagaaaCCAAGCTTTCGTAGTGAATAAATGAAATACAGAACAAAATGTCCACGTTCAAATAAAAAGCAATCCACTCAAAGCCAAACAACTAGCCAtacaaaataaacttcaatacCTGATAATAACTCTCTAGCTTCTTACTGACCAAGACTTGAATCTTGGATGTCGAAATGAAATAGGTTGGAACCTCTCTCTCATAGTTATCGAGAGGAAAGAAGTTCTTGGATTTCCTCAAAGAAAGGGTTCCAAAACTCCAAGCACCTAGGATTATGCCCAAGAGAGAGGTCCGTGTAGGACAAGGGTAGACCACAAACTAACAACCTACTAGGAAAGGCCACCTACACAATTTAGCCTGGTCGCAGTTAACACCAACCCAAAAACCAAGATCGCATCCTTATCAACTCCCCTTGGATCAATCAGCTAAAGACATCCACCAccaaaaggaagagaaaagggaaaggagATTCAGCGATGTTTATTGGAAGAACCTTAACTATTGGCCAGAACCTTGGCAACAATTTTGTAAACCTATCCTAAGATTTAAACAACTTGGCGATGTAGTACTCTTTTCTTAgacttaaataattttgtactcttttcttcttttttctttttcttttttttttttttttgagagagagagagaagaagaagatattcaatgaaaatgataGAGAGAAATTACTCAAACTACCAAATaaggattaaaataaaaagaggaaaaagggTAAACTAAACAGAGGAATTCAGTAACATCAGGAACAAATGGTGAACTTAGATTCTCAAAAGTGGTGCAATATGTGTGCTCTAGTGCTCCATTTTGAAAACCTCTTGGTTACTTTATTGCCATAAGGACTTAAACGGCTCTAACAATGATGTCCCAAAGCATATTGCTATCCTTCTTGAAAGGAGAACCCAAGAATCAACCTTTGTAGAACTACTACTAAACTCAAAAATTTAAGTGGATGTATTATGGCacatttaatcttttattcaCATTTTAATACATACTCTAACTCATCGGCTTTGACATTAGCAATGCCCAACAAGTAGCTACAATATTAGTTgataaagaaatgaattgCAGAAGTTCAAACATAAACTCTTGTGTTCTGACACCACTTAGAACTTTATAGAACCCAATAGCTTAAAATGATGAGTAATgataaataaggaaaaaatacattttttgttaatgAGGTTTGATGTTGTTGTTTACGTGGTTCCTAAAGTGTGAaagaatacatttttttcctcaagCATAAATTGTCAACGGTAGTTATGCTTTGTTGACCAGCGGAAAAATGTTTTCattgagaagaaagaaaagaatagaagGGGAATACAAACACCTAGCAAAAAAGAgctaaactaaaacaaaaggGGAATTGTTGGATGATACatgattaaatttactttcatcCATaagtttaagcttttgggtcaatTGGTAATTTAAGATGATATCAGAGCAGGTTGCTTTTAAGCCCCCCCACAATGTTATTTCTTGTTGAGTGATATAATACCTTTACCCACAAGCTTAAACTTTTAGGTCAAGATGATTTATGATGATATAGAGCAAGCGGTCAAGGGAGGTTCTGTCAAGCCCTTGCTATGTTATTTTCTTCccaattaaatttgatttccacttgttggatATTCTTCATATTTCGAACCACAAGTGAGGGGAAGTGTGAgtgatataataataaattttcttgcACCCTCTAGCTTAACCTTTTGAATCTAGTGATTtaaaaagaatctaaaaaattaagatcTAAAAGGTAATTAcgaaaaattttatataccTAATTCCAAGGAGAAACATGAAACCTAATCATGACTAAACGTCCTTCCGAGAACTCTCAATCCAAATGCTCCATAAAACAACACAAAACTTGGTGAATGAGGAAGAAACTCCTTCACAATAGGGCTATACTCTCAATCACCAGACAGACACTACATCTAAGACACATCCCCAAACTAAAAAAAGCATGCTAGAAATCTGAAGGAAGTAATTACCTTATCCtgtcattttttcaaatcttttctACTTACaatccattctttttttctttttcttgttaatACATGTGTTATCAGTTCCTACACCTACTCCTCAAAGGATCTGCCCTAATACTAGTTGCAGGAGACATAAAGAGTTTGCATTTAGGAATTTTCTCCTTACTCTCCCTACAAAGGTTGATGAGGAGTTACAAAGACAAAGTGGGCTACCACAGGTGAATTGAAAAACAGTTAAATTTTCTTGATATGAGTGATATGTTCTCGAACTACAAGATTTGATCTCCAAAAGGAACACTCTTTGGACAACCATACTTGTATACGATTTGTTCCACAAGCTGTACATCTTTGTCCTTGACTTCTAAAAACATAAGGATCCTCCTTTGGCTGCAGCATGTAAGAGCCTTCTTTTGGCATTTAATCCTTGAACAAGTAATGGAAACTCTTGGATTTTCTCATCTTTGTGGCCTTGATGCAAACTTAATCACACCGTTTTTAACTGCAACTTTAGTATTCTTTGTGCCACTTGGagaagttttatttttcttccttaaacAGAAAGATTACGAAGACAGATACAAAAGCAGTAGCTTGGCTTTTCTATCCCTCTTACATAATTCcatttcaacaacaaaattaattttgcatTAAAAAGTAAGATGAACTTAAGAAAGCCAGGGAATGCAAAGCCTGATGATAGAACAAATTATTAATCTGGAAAAAGGAACGGCGGAGCAGTCGTAAAACCTCACCTTGACTGGACATCCTCCTTGCCTCTTAGTCTCTTCATAACAGAAGATATGCCAGCATTAACACCTGTCATGACGGCAAAGTTGCGAGCTTGTACTAAGGGACCTCCAGCAAGAGCCTacaattaaaatgataataatcatgattttgaaaaaaataaagcagAAGAATTAGGTACCCGAAATTCCataaaataatgtttgttGAATGAATAACTGAAGGAGCAGATTCGCACCTGGGCCTGCTTGAAAGAAGCCATGGCTTGAGGGTTGAGGCCGGCTTGAGGAGTggggagagaagaagaaacgtCGTTGGTGAGAGTGCCCATAAAGCCACCAATAGCAGCGCCCTGCGCAGCGCTGGTGACGGTGACAACAGCGGCCTCAACTGGGAGAGATTGCTTAGCCAACCACGTCCTGAACCCATTTTCTAGTTCCTTGAAACGAGCCTGAATCTGCTCCACGGGGTTCTGATGCGGAGGCAATTTAACTACCACTCCTTGTTTACCCTGCTCCATCTATGAAAACTCAAGTCAACTGGATGGACCCTTTTATCTCTTCTTGGTTCCTCTTCCTTCAGCTCTATCCACCGTCCGGCAACCGTTAGTTTCGCACAAAAGCTTAACCTTGGAGCCGGATCTAACAAAGCGCTGGATggataacaaaatatatatatttcatttgttccttttttttcttttttaattctacAGTAAccctaataaataaatatatatatatacacacacatatatatagagcATTGTAAGAGATTTGAGTTAAATTTTATGATCTTAAACTGAGTGTGGTATGTTATGATTTTCATCTGCACCC encodes:
- the LOC101208652 gene encoding chloroplastic import inner membrane translocase subunit HP30-2, with product MEQGKQGVVVKLPPHQNPVEQIQARFKELENGFRTWLAKQSLPVEAAVVTVTSAAQGAAIGGFMGTLTNDVSSSLPTPQAGLNPQAMASFKQAQALAGGPLVQARNFAVMTGVNAGISSVMKRLRGKEDVQSSMVAAFGSGAMFSLVSGMGGPNQATNAVTSGLFFALVQGGLFKLGEKFSQPPVEDVYYAKTRSMLNNLGLQSYEKNFKKGLLTDTTLPLLTDSALRDVKIPPGPRLLILDHIQRNPELRER
- the LOC105435419 gene encoding protein RESPONSE TO LOW SULFUR 2; the protein is MGVLKPGGVESVSLKRRNEELEKELEASHERELIMRKELRRVCERLKVAEEAEERLSLQLGELEAEALTQARDYHQQITSLMNQLSHAHKLLQAASIASFT